One segment of Thermosynechococcus sp. HN-54 DNA contains the following:
- the argJ gene encoding bifunctional glutamate N-acetyltransferase/amino-acid acetyltransferase ArgJ, with amino-acid sequence MSHWQQIAGGVTAAKGYRAAGIAAGLKASGAADLALIVSDVPAIAAGVFTTNHMCAAPVTYCRQRLQTKGTAQAILCNSGQANAATGEQGWRAVLAQADMVATALGISSEMVLVASTGVIGQPIPLEKMRQALPTLTANLSDGGGDAAARAIMTTDLVPKQIALEAVWEGQPIRIGGMAKGSGMIHPNMATMLAFITCDAAVSPHLWQEMLQRACDRSFNQITVDGDTSTNDSVIALANGQSRTPAITEPGAAATRLEDMLATVCVHLAKAIARDGEGATCLIEVQVSGASDDAAARQVARTIAGSMLVKSAIYGRDPNWGRIAAAAGRAGVPFDASKLAISLGGIPMMRHGQPLPFDRAAANAYLVNQAAASTDASGQQSIDHPVVIEVSIGHGSGRGVAWGCDLSYDYVKINAEYTT; translated from the coding sequence ATGAGCCATTGGCAACAAATTGCAGGTGGTGTGACTGCCGCCAAGGGGTATCGAGCTGCGGGAATTGCGGCAGGATTGAAGGCTTCAGGGGCAGCGGATTTGGCATTGATTGTTTCCGATGTGCCGGCGATCGCGGCTGGGGTATTTACGACGAACCACATGTGTGCCGCACCTGTTACCTACTGTCGTCAACGGTTACAGACAAAGGGAACCGCTCAAGCGATTTTGTGTAATTCGGGTCAGGCCAATGCGGCTACAGGAGAACAGGGGTGGCGGGCGGTTTTAGCTCAAGCAGATATGGTGGCGACGGCCTTGGGCATCAGTTCCGAGATGGTGTTGGTGGCCTCAACCGGGGTCATTGGTCAACCCATTCCCCTTGAAAAGATGCGCCAAGCCCTACCGACACTGACAGCGAACTTGAGTGATGGCGGTGGCGATGCTGCTGCCCGTGCCATTATGACCACAGACTTAGTGCCCAAGCAAATTGCCCTTGAGGCTGTCTGGGAGGGGCAGCCCATTCGCATTGGCGGCATGGCCAAGGGGTCAGGGATGATTCATCCCAATATGGCAACGATGCTGGCCTTTATTACCTGCGATGCTGCTGTGTCGCCCCATTTGTGGCAGGAGATGCTGCAACGTGCCTGCGATCGCTCCTTCAATCAAATTACTGTTGATGGCGACACCAGTACCAATGACAGTGTGATTGCCTTGGCCAATGGACAATCGCGCACCCCCGCCATTACGGAGCCGGGAGCAGCAGCCACCCGCCTTGAAGACATGCTGGCGACAGTCTGTGTTCATTTAGCGAAGGCGATCGCCCGCGATGGGGAAGGAGCAACTTGCCTGATTGAAGTTCAGGTGAGCGGTGCCAGTGATGATGCTGCGGCTCGTCAAGTGGCAAGAACCATTGCCGGTTCCATGCTTGTTAAGTCAGCGATTTATGGCCGCGATCCCAATTGGGGACGCATTGCTGCTGCGGCTGGTCGTGCCGGGGTACCCTTTGATGCCAGCAAGCTAGCTATTTCCCTTGGCGGAATTCCGATGATGCGCCACGGTCAACCCTTACCCTTCGATCGCGCTGCCGCCAATGCCTATCTGGTCAACCAAGCCGCCGCCAGTACGGATGCGAGTGGTCAGCAATCCATTGACCATCCCGTTGTCATTGAGGTGAGTATTGGTCACGGTAGTGGTCGAGGGGTGGCTTGGGGCTGCGATCTCAGCTACGATTACGTGAAAATCAACGCTGAATATACAACCTGA
- a CDS encoding transposase — protein MASFSVLVKSILKQLSPCDYPVLNSQLFFKIWLTYILDQGLTSMRALFYRLNHSGITVDMSTFSKANKTRTTTLFERIYTHLMSQARKRHRCSSLMLFPIDSTVITLTSKLFWFYKYHQVKLITGFDLTENILGKAVVSFGERHDLSFQDEILEMIPENAVAIMDRGFASWRFLERLSERKCLFVVRIKNNMRMKLNHERYRVVQFFDEHGTEFRIATNLMHLSDEEVSELYRHRWGIENLWKFLKMHLSLDKLITKSLNGVINQIYMVLIGYLILELMEIPEYFGRKLLDKLRYLQLELSRRCSIVHWSFDWQPELLVT, from the coding sequence ATGGCATCTTTTTCAGTTCTTGTCAAGTCTATTCTCAAGCAGCTCAGCCCTTGCGACTACCCCGTCCTCAACTCTCAATTGTTCTTCAAAATCTGGTTGACCTACATTCTCGACCAAGGATTAACCAGCATGAGAGCCTTATTTTATCGCTTGAATCATTCGGGGATTACAGTGGATATGTCCACGTTTTCCAAGGCGAACAAAACTCGAACAACCACCTTATTTGAGAGGATTTACACTCATCTCATGTCTCAAGCTCGCAAGAGACATCGTTGTTCAAGTCTGATGCTGTTTCCTATTGATTCAACCGTCATTACCCTGACGAGTAAGCTCTTTTGGTTCTACAAATACCATCAAGTGAAGTTAATTACAGGATTTGATTTAACAGAGAACATCCTGGGTAAGGCAGTAGTCTCTTTTGGGGAGAGACATGACCTAAGCTTTCAAGACGAGATTTTAGAAATGATCCCTGAGAATGCCGTTGCCATCATGGATAGAGGGTTTGCGAGTTGGAGATTTTTAGAGCGGCTGAGTGAGAGGAAGTGTTTATTTGTTGTGCGTATCAAGAATAACATGAGAATGAAGCTCAATCATGAGAGATACCGAGTGGTTCAATTTTTTGATGAGCATGGAACAGAGTTTCGTATTGCGACGAATCTAATGCATCTAAGTGATGAGGAAGTGAGTGAGCTGTATCGGCATCGGTGGGGGATTGAGAACTTATGGAAGTTTCTAAAGATGCATTTATCATTAGACAAGCTGATTACGAAGAGTTTGAATGGGGTGATAAATCAGATTTATATGGTTTTGATTGGGTACTTAATTTTAGAGCTAATGGAGATACCTGAATACTTTGGCAGGAAGCTATTAGACAAATTGCGATATTTGCAACTGGAACTGAGTCGCCGCTGCTCGATAGTGCATTGGAGCTTTGATTGGCAGCCAGAGCTACTTGTCACTTAG
- a CDS encoding endo-1,4-beta-xylanase, which produces MLNWRRFLWLSCLTALLIVACGTSFSSVATDALSQQIEQLRQAPVTVIVQDTQGRAIANARIQLVQQSHAFPFGVALDTEMFRPSPPPAADWYKRTAQANFNAAVHENALKWYQLEPEQGKLDFTMADTILNWVQAQGWPMRGHTLFWEVEQFNPPWLKALPPEQLRAAVKNHAITVCRHYRGRINEFDVNNEMLHGNFFRSRLGAGIVKEMFEWCREGNPDAILYVNDYGIIEGDRLNDYVEQIRNLLAQGVPIGGIGIQAHLEYPLDEAKMQRALDTLAQFNLPLKITEVSVSLADEQQQAQTLRQIYRIGFAHPAVQEILLWGFWAGNHWRPQAGLYRQDFSAKPAAIAYRKLLFEEWWTRVTGQTNAEGQWQGRGYLGRYRLTVTAQGQTRTREFELPQGGTSVTVRF; this is translated from the coding sequence ATGCTGAACTGGCGCCGTTTTCTTTGGCTAAGTTGCCTTACGGCTTTGCTCATCGTTGCCTGTGGCACCTCTTTTTCTTCGGTGGCCACCGATGCCCTCAGTCAGCAGATTGAGCAACTGCGACAGGCGCCTGTAACAGTGATAGTGCAAGATACCCAAGGTCGCGCCATTGCCAATGCCCGTATTCAACTAGTGCAGCAAAGCCATGCCTTTCCCTTTGGGGTTGCCCTCGATACGGAGATGTTTCGCCCCTCCCCACCCCCTGCGGCTGACTGGTACAAGCGGACGGCTCAGGCAAACTTCAATGCGGCGGTTCATGAAAATGCCCTCAAGTGGTATCAATTGGAGCCAGAGCAGGGCAAGCTCGACTTTACTATGGCTGACACTATCCTCAACTGGGTGCAGGCGCAGGGCTGGCCGATGCGGGGACATACCCTCTTTTGGGAAGTGGAGCAGTTTAATCCCCCTTGGCTGAAGGCGCTACCGCCGGAGCAATTGCGCGCAGCGGTGAAAAACCATGCCATTACCGTCTGTCGCCACTATCGCGGTCGCATCAATGAATTTGATGTCAACAATGAAATGCTCCATGGCAATTTTTTCCGCAGCCGCCTTGGTGCGGGCATTGTCAAGGAGATGTTTGAATGGTGCCGTGAGGGCAATCCCGATGCGATTCTTTACGTTAACGACTACGGCATCATTGAGGGCGATCGCCTGAATGATTATGTCGAGCAGATTCGCAATCTCTTGGCTCAAGGGGTGCCCATTGGCGGGATCGGCATTCAAGCCCATCTGGAATATCCCTTGGATGAGGCGAAAATGCAGCGTGCCCTCGATACCCTTGCCCAGTTCAATCTGCCGTTGAAAATTACCGAAGTGAGTGTGAGTTTGGCCGATGAACAACAGCAGGCGCAGACGCTGCGTCAGATTTACCGCATTGGCTTTGCCCACCCCGCTGTGCAGGAGATTTTGCTCTGGGGCTTTTGGGCGGGGAACCATTGGCGTCCCCAAGCGGGACTCTATCGCCAAGACTTTTCCGCCAAGCCAGCGGCGATCGCCTACCGCAAACTCCTCTTTGAGGAGTGGTGGACAAGGGTGACTGGCCAAACGAACGCCGAAGGCCAATGGCAGGGACGCGGCTACCTCGGTCGCTATCGCTTGACAGTGACCGCCCAAGGCCAAACCCGTACCCGTGAGTTTGAACTCCCCCAAGGGGGCACGAGCGTTACCGTTCGATTTTGA
- the ppc gene encoding phosphoenolpyruvate carboxylase yields MTSVLDVTNRDRLIESESLAARTLQERLRLVEEVLVDVLAAESGQELVDLLRRLGALSSPEGHALHAPEGELLKVIESLELNQAIRAARAFNLYFQIINIVEQHYEQQYNRERAAQEGLRRRSVMSEPISGVSGEGFPLPHNAANATDVRSGPSERLEHSLYEAIPATQQYGSFAWLFPRLHALNVPPRHIQQLLDQLDIKLVFTAHPTEIVRQTIRDKQRRVARLLEQLDVLEGASPHLTDWNAQTLRAQLMEEIRLWWRTDELHQFKPEVLDEVEYTLHYFKEVIFAVIPKLYRRLEQSLHETFPYLQPPRHNFCRFGSWVGGDRDGNPYVKPEVTWQTACYQRNLVLEEYIKSVERLINLLSLSLHWCDVLPDLLDSLEQDQRQLPSVYDQYAVRYRQEPYRLKLTYVLKRLQNTRDRNRALQTYCIRRNEAEELNNGQFYRHGQEFLAELLLIQRNLKETGLACRELDDLICQVEVFGFNLAALDIRQESTCHAEALNEITAYLGILPCPYTELSETERTRWLLSELSTRRPLIPGELPFSDRTNEIIETFRMVRQLQQEFGTDLCNTYIISMSHEVSDLLEVLLFAKEAGLFDPATGTSTLQAIPLFETVEDLKHAPAVLTQLFSLPFCRSYLGSHSTPFLQEVMLGYSDSNKDSGFLSSNWEIYKAQQRLQKIAENFGFQLRIFHGRGGSVGRGGGPAYAAILAQPEQTIKGRIKITEQGEVLASKYSLPELALFNLETVATAVIQASLLRSSIDEIEPWHEIMEELATRSRRCYRHLIYEQPEFIEFFNEVTPIQEISQLQISSRPTRRGGKKTFESLRAIPWVFSWTQTRFLLPAWYGVGTALQEFLEEKPAEHLSLLRYFYYKWPFFRMVISKVEMTLAKVDLEIARYYVQELSQPQNREAFFRLYEQIAQEYRLTTELVLTITGHQRLLDGDPALQRSVQLRNRTIVPLGFLQVSLLKRLRQHNSQTTAGAILRSRYGRGELLRGALLTINGVAAGMRNTG; encoded by the coding sequence ATGACATCAGTCCTCGATGTGACCAATCGCGATCGCTTGATTGAAAGTGAAAGTTTAGCAGCCCGCACCCTACAGGAACGTTTGCGACTGGTAGAAGAGGTCTTAGTGGATGTCTTGGCGGCAGAATCCGGTCAAGAATTAGTTGATTTATTGCGGCGCTTGGGTGCTCTTTCTTCGCCGGAAGGCCATGCCCTCCATGCCCCAGAGGGAGAACTTCTCAAGGTCATTGAATCCTTAGAACTCAATCAAGCCATCAGAGCGGCGCGTGCCTTTAACCTGTACTTTCAAATTATCAACATTGTCGAGCAGCACTACGAGCAACAATACAATCGCGAACGAGCCGCTCAAGAAGGTCTGCGGCGCCGCAGTGTCATGAGTGAACCGATTTCTGGTGTCAGCGGTGAAGGCTTTCCCCTGCCCCATAATGCTGCGAATGCAACGGACGTGCGCAGTGGGCCGAGTGAACGCCTAGAGCATAGTCTCTACGAAGCAATTCCAGCGACCCAGCAATATGGTTCCTTTGCGTGGCTCTTTCCGCGGCTGCATGCGTTGAATGTACCGCCCCGTCATATTCAGCAGTTGCTGGATCAACTGGACATTAAGCTAGTGTTCACTGCTCACCCGACGGAGATTGTGCGGCAGACAATCCGTGATAAGCAACGGCGCGTTGCCCGCTTACTAGAGCAACTGGATGTGCTAGAGGGGGCTTCTCCGCACCTAACGGACTGGAACGCCCAAACCCTGCGGGCACAACTGATGGAGGAAATTCGCCTCTGGTGGCGTACCGATGAGCTGCACCAATTTAAGCCTGAAGTGCTCGATGAGGTGGAATACACCCTCCACTATTTCAAAGAGGTCATTTTTGCCGTCATTCCCAAGCTCTATCGCCGCCTTGAGCAATCGCTCCATGAAACATTTCCCTATTTGCAGCCCCCTCGGCACAATTTCTGTCGTTTTGGCTCTTGGGTAGGGGGCGATCGCGATGGCAATCCCTACGTCAAACCAGAAGTAACGTGGCAAACCGCCTGCTATCAGCGCAACCTAGTCCTTGAGGAATATATTAAATCCGTTGAGCGCTTAATCAATTTGCTGAGCCTGTCGCTGCACTGGTGCGATGTACTGCCGGATTTGCTGGATTCCCTTGAGCAGGATCAACGTCAACTCCCTAGCGTCTACGACCAGTATGCCGTGCGCTATCGGCAGGAACCCTATCGTCTGAAACTTACCTATGTGCTCAAACGGCTGCAAAATACCCGCGATCGCAACCGGGCGCTGCAAACCTACTGCATTCGCCGCAATGAGGCGGAAGAGTTAAATAATGGACAGTTTTACCGCCACGGTCAAGAATTCTTGGCAGAGCTGCTGCTGATTCAGCGCAACCTCAAGGAAACGGGACTCGCCTGCCGTGAGTTGGATGATTTGATTTGCCAAGTGGAGGTTTTTGGCTTTAATTTGGCCGCCTTGGATATTCGCCAAGAAAGCACCTGTCACGCTGAGGCGCTCAATGAAATTACGGCCTATTTGGGCATTCTCCCCTGTCCTTATACGGAACTCTCTGAAACGGAGCGCACGCGCTGGCTCCTCAGTGAACTCTCGACCCGTCGCCCTTTGATTCCGGGGGAACTCCCCTTTAGCGATCGCACGAATGAAATTATTGAAACGTTCCGCATGGTGCGGCAACTCCAACAGGAGTTTGGCACGGATTTGTGCAATACCTACATCATCAGCATGAGCCACGAGGTCAGCGATCTGTTGGAGGTGCTCCTCTTTGCCAAGGAGGCGGGGCTATTTGACCCAGCAACTGGAACCAGTACCCTTCAGGCAATTCCCCTCTTTGAGACCGTCGAGGATTTGAAGCACGCCCCAGCAGTGTTAACGCAACTCTTTTCTCTACCCTTTTGCCGTAGCTATCTAGGAAGTCATAGCACTCCCTTTTTACAGGAAGTGATGCTGGGTTATTCCGACAGCAACAAAGATTCTGGCTTCCTCAGCAGCAACTGGGAAATCTATAAAGCCCAGCAACGGCTCCAGAAAATTGCTGAAAACTTTGGCTTCCAACTGCGGATTTTCCACGGTCGAGGTGGCTCTGTGGGACGAGGCGGTGGACCTGCCTATGCAGCCATTTTGGCGCAGCCAGAGCAAACGATTAAGGGACGGATCAAGATTACGGAGCAGGGGGAGGTGCTGGCCTCAAAATACTCGTTGCCGGAATTGGCGCTCTTTAACCTCGAAACCGTGGCAACGGCAGTGATTCAGGCGAGTTTGCTGCGCAGCAGCATTGATGAGATTGAACCTTGGCACGAGATTATGGAGGAGCTGGCCACGCGATCGCGCCGCTGCTATCGTCATCTCATTTACGAACAGCCGGAGTTTATTGAGTTCTTTAACGAAGTCACCCCGATTCAGGAAATTAGCCAACTGCAAATTAGCTCGCGGCCAACCCGGCGCGGTGGCAAGAAAACCTTTGAGAGCTTGCGGGCTATTCCTTGGGTCTTTAGTTGGACGCAAACCCGCTTCTTGCTGCCGGCCTGGTATGGTGTGGGCACTGCTTTGCAGGAATTCCTTGAGGAAAAGCCAGCCGAGCATCTCTCCCTCCTGCGCTACTTCTATTACAAGTGGCCCTTTTTCCGCATGGTGATCTCCAAAGTTGAGATGACCCTTGCCAAGGTGGATTTGGAAATTGCCCGCTACTACGTCCAAGAACTGAGCCAACCCCAAAACCGGGAAGCCTTCTTCCGCCTCTATGAACAGATTGCTCAGGAATATCGCCTAACCACAGAATTGGTGCTCACGATCACTGGACATCAGCGGCTGCTCGATGGCGATCCTGCCCTCCAGCGATCGGTACAACTGCGCAATCGCACCATTGTTCCCTTGGGGTTTCTGCAAGTGTCACTTCTGAAGCGGCTGCGTCAGCACAACAGCCAAACCACCGCTGGGGCAATTTTGCGCTCCCGTTATGGTCGGGGTGAGTTGCTGCGGGGGGCACTCTTGACGATCAACGGTGTGGCGGCAGGTATGCGCAATACGGGCTAA
- the sufD gene encoding Fe-S cluster assembly protein SufD, whose protein sequence is MTITVNANSDQADLPTGRRANDLSDLLALAPPLRHAELEPLRQAARDRLHEQTLPTPRDEEWRFTDLSALRTRSFQAPIAPLAPELVAEVRHLLCERSFPTVAQIVLIDGYFCGELSRLNAAGVERLPPSRPAIAPPEVFSDLNAAMLAEQICLRLSGSLPEPVEVFFVSSRQQQSVVSPRLTVEVAAQSQATLIERFLSLTGDQQFTNSVTEISLGTAARLHHVRIQHQSPTAIHIGATAVCQERESHYAGHAIDLGGCLSRHNWQVQIQGSGSQTLLKGLAIAMDEQIMDTHSAVFFNAPHSGSEQIHKCILGDRAHGIFNGRVVVPQVAQLTDASQLNRTLLLSDKARVDTKPQLEIVADNVKCSHGATVSQLAAEDLFYLRSRGLDERQARDLLVKAFALEQLVDIEPDPLRQELEEALLAKLH, encoded by the coding sequence ATGACAATTACGGTCAACGCCAATTCTGATCAGGCGGATTTACCCACCGGCCGTCGCGCCAATGATCTCAGTGATTTGCTGGCCTTGGCACCCCCTTTACGCCATGCTGAGTTAGAACCCCTGCGGCAGGCCGCCCGCGATCGCCTGCATGAGCAAACCTTGCCTACCCCCCGTGATGAGGAGTGGCGCTTTACGGATTTATCGGCGTTACGCACGCGATCGTTCCAAGCACCCATTGCCCCCCTTGCCCCAGAACTTGTAGCAGAAGTACGGCATTTACTCTGCGAGCGCAGTTTTCCAACCGTTGCCCAAATTGTTCTGATTGATGGCTATTTTTGCGGGGAACTCTCCCGTCTGAATGCTGCTGGGGTTGAACGATTGCCCCCTTCCCGGCCAGCGATCGCTCCCCCAGAGGTCTTTAGTGATCTCAATGCCGCCATGCTGGCGGAGCAGATTTGTTTGCGGCTATCGGGGTCTCTCCCTGAACCGGTAGAGGTGTTCTTTGTCAGTAGTCGGCAGCAGCAGAGCGTGGTGTCGCCCCGCCTCACAGTTGAAGTGGCTGCCCAAAGCCAAGCCACCCTAATTGAGCGCTTTTTGTCCCTAACGGGTGACCAACAATTTACCAACAGTGTGACGGAAATTTCCCTCGGTACCGCTGCTCGCCTGCACCATGTGCGGATTCAACACCAATCGCCGACAGCGATTCACATTGGGGCGACGGCTGTTTGCCAAGAGCGGGAGAGTCACTATGCGGGTCATGCCATTGATCTGGGGGGATGCTTGAGCCGTCACAATTGGCAGGTGCAGATCCAGGGCAGTGGCAGTCAAACGCTCCTCAAGGGGCTGGCGATCGCCATGGACGAGCAGATCATGGACACCCACTCGGCAGTGTTCTTTAATGCTCCCCATAGCGGCAGTGAACAGATTCACAAGTGCATTCTTGGCGATCGCGCCCATGGTATTTTTAATGGCCGCGTTGTCGTGCCCCAAGTGGCGCAACTCACGGATGCGAGCCAGCTCAATCGCACGCTACTCCTCTCCGATAAAGCCCGTGTGGATACCAAGCCGCAACTGGAAATTGTTGCCGACAATGTCAAATGCTCCCACGGTGCTACCGTCAGTCAACTGGCGGCTGAGGATCTCTTTTACCTGCGCAGTCGCGGCCTCGATGAGCGCCAAGCACGGGATTTACTGGTGAAGGCCTTTGCCCTTGAGCAGCTGGTTGATATTGAGCCAGATCCTCTCCGACAGGAGCTAGAAGAAGCCCTCTTGGCTAAATTACACTAG
- a CDS encoding aldehyde dehydrogenase family protein: MTLSTATIPELERLHQQANEWQRLSPRQRIPYLQAMKTLARRHAPEWVSLACQIKGIDPQGVWAGEEWTTGPLGLILKLDHYLHALRHEATPPVPRWRTAPSGQAIAEILPRNWQERLLWFGVKAEVWLQPGQPPTQGSAYRNPPPAGVAVVLGAGNITSLCLADALYQLVVANRVALLKMNPLLAPLTDCFRKVCAPLIEAGFLEIMEGDATLGEALCHHPLTQHIHITGSHHTYNRLVWGDTAAEQAIRKARQHRKLTKPVTAELGNVTPLLIVPGEWTEAELAYQARQVASALVHNASFNCIAAQIVVTAAGWPQREAFLTALKAQLQEIPPRPAYYPGAIARYESFLADYPQATVLSSPLEGTIPWTLIEGLTPAANPRIFQEEVFCGLLAEVQLPVHDAADFLATAVPFVHERLWGTLGCSLIVDPRTEATYSEALERAIAQLRYGSIAINAWVSLANGLGCTPWGAFPGHTPAAIGSGVGVVHNSFLFDYPEKAVIRVPFQLPVTPPWFYGHRTLPQLARAVMDIYTTGNPLAWLSLLTAALRG, from the coding sequence ATGACACTTTCCACAGCGACGATTCCCGAACTTGAACGACTCCATCAACAGGCGAACGAATGGCAGCGCCTCTCCCCACGGCAGCGCATTCCCTATCTCCAAGCCATGAAGACCCTTGCCCGTCGCCATGCCCCAGAGTGGGTCAGCTTGGCCTGTCAAATCAAAGGCATTGACCCCCAGGGCGTTTGGGCAGGAGAAGAATGGACCACTGGTCCTTTGGGACTCATTCTCAAGCTCGATCACTATCTCCATGCCCTGCGTCATGAGGCAACGCCCCCCGTGCCCCGCTGGCGAACTGCCCCCAGTGGTCAGGCGATCGCTGAAATTCTCCCCCGCAATTGGCAAGAGCGCCTGCTCTGGTTTGGGGTCAAGGCAGAAGTCTGGCTGCAACCGGGTCAACCCCCGACCCAAGGCAGTGCCTACCGTAACCCTCCCCCAGCCGGTGTTGCTGTGGTGCTGGGTGCGGGCAATATCACCTCTTTGTGCTTGGCGGATGCCCTCTACCAATTGGTGGTGGCCAATCGCGTGGCGCTGCTGAAAATGAATCCCCTCTTAGCGCCCCTAACGGATTGTTTTCGTAAGGTGTGTGCCCCCCTGATTGAGGCGGGTTTCCTTGAGATTATGGAGGGGGATGCAACCCTCGGAGAAGCCCTTTGCCACCATCCCTTGACACAGCACATTCACATTACGGGTTCCCACCACACCTACAATCGTCTGGTCTGGGGAGACACTGCTGCGGAACAGGCCATTCGCAAAGCCCGCCAACACCGCAAGCTGACCAAACCTGTAACGGCGGAATTGGGCAATGTGACGCCCTTGCTGATTGTCCCCGGTGAATGGACGGAGGCTGAACTGGCGTACCAAGCCCGCCAAGTGGCCAGTGCCCTTGTCCATAACGCCAGCTTTAACTGCATTGCAGCGCAGATTGTCGTCACCGCTGCCGGCTGGCCGCAGCGAGAGGCATTCCTAACGGCTCTCAAGGCACAACTCCAAGAAATTCCCCCCCGTCCTGCCTACTATCCGGGGGCGATCGCCCGCTATGAGTCATTTCTAGCGGATTATCCCCAAGCGACGGTGCTCAGTTCTCCGCTGGAAGGCACGATTCCTTGGACACTGATTGAAGGCCTGACGCCTGCGGCGAATCCGCGTATCTTCCAAGAGGAGGTCTTTTGTGGTCTTTTGGCAGAGGTGCAATTGCCCGTGCATGATGCCGCAGACTTTTTGGCCACGGCGGTGCCCTTTGTCCATGAGCGGCTCTGGGGAACCCTTGGCTGTAGTCTGATTGTGGATCCACGGACTGAGGCCACCTATTCAGAAGCCCTAGAGCGAGCGATCGCCCAACTGCGCTATGGCTCCATTGCCATCAATGCGTGGGTCTCCCTAGCCAACGGGTTAGGCTGTACCCCTTGGGGCGCCTTTCCCGGACATACACCAGCGGCCATTGGTTCTGGCGTGGGCGTAGTTCACAACAGCTTTCTGTTTGACTATCCCGAAAAAGCCGTGATTCGTGTGCCCTTCCAGTTACCTGTGACACCGCCTTGGTTTTATGGGCATCGCACCCTACCCCAACTGGCGCGGGCGGTGATGGACATTTACACAACGGGTAATCCCTTGGCTTGGCTCTCCCTCTTGACAGCGGCACTGCGGGGCTAG
- the sufC gene encoding Fe-S cluster assembly ATPase SufC, whose translation MIRPDSEVILEVRDLTASVEDTPILKGLNLTIRAGEIHAIMGPNGSGKSTFSKILAGHPDYTVTGGEVLYKGKNLLELPPEERAREGVFLAFQYPLEIPGVSNLDFLRVAYNAKRKHQGLEELDAFDFDDLVRQKIELVKLDEAFLNRGVNEGFSGGEKKRNEILQMALLEPTLAILDETDSGLDIDALRIVANGVNQLTRPDNCILLITHYQRLLDYIVPDYVHVMEGGRIILTGPKELALELEARGYDWVREEEGALS comes from the coding sequence GTGATTCGTCCCGACAGCGAAGTCATTTTAGAGGTGCGTGATCTCACCGCCAGTGTGGAGGACACTCCCATTCTCAAAGGCCTGAACCTGACGATTCGCGCTGGGGAAATTCACGCCATCATGGGTCCCAATGGCTCCGGCAAAAGTACCTTCTCGAAAATCCTCGCGGGGCATCCCGACTACACGGTGACGGGCGGTGAAGTGCTCTACAAAGGCAAGAATCTCTTGGAGTTGCCCCCAGAGGAACGTGCCCGCGAAGGCGTCTTTTTGGCCTTTCAATACCCCCTTGAAATTCCGGGGGTGAGCAATCTTGACTTTCTGCGGGTAGCCTACAATGCCAAGCGCAAGCACCAAGGCCTCGAGGAACTGGATGCCTTTGATTTTGATGATTTGGTGCGGCAGAAAATTGAACTGGTGAAATTGGATGAAGCCTTTCTCAATCGCGGGGTGAATGAGGGCTTCTCTGGCGGTGAGAAAAAGCGTAACGAAATTCTGCAAATGGCTCTCTTGGAGCCAACCCTTGCTATCCTCGATGAAACCGACTCTGGCCTCGATATTGATGCGCTGCGCATTGTCGCCAACGGTGTCAATCAACTGACTCGCCCCGATAACTGCATTCTCCTGATTACGCACTATCAGCGGCTGCTCGACTACATCGTGCCCGACTATGTCCATGTGATGGAAGGCGGGCGAATTATCCTCACAGGGCCGAAGGAACTGGCGCTGGAACTCGAAGCACGCGGCTATGACTGGGTACGCGAAGAGGAGGGTGCTCTTTCATGA
- a CDS encoding Uma2 family endonuclease has translation MNPATRTLTPSPLHFRIKDYHRLAELGFLGEDDPIELVRGELIKMAAKGTAHETCITRLLRVLMPMVGDRATLRCQSPIVIADHSEPEPDITLVDNREDDYATAHPTAAAVQLLIEVADSSLEYDRTVKLMLYAEAQIPHYWLFNLVDRTLEAYSEPAQITPTTFGYLNRRIVPATGAIALPITEEPLPLSRIFP, from the coding sequence ATGAACCCGGCGACCCGCACATTAACGCCATCCCCGCTGCACTTCCGCATTAAGGACTATCACCGTTTAGCTGAACTCGGCTTTTTGGGCGAAGATGACCCCATTGAATTAGTGCGGGGGGAACTGATTAAGATGGCGGCTAAGGGGACAGCCCACGAAACCTGTATCACCCGACTCCTGCGGGTCTTAATGCCAATGGTTGGTGATCGGGCAACCCTACGCTGTCAATCACCGATTGTAATTGCAGATCACAGTGAACCTGAGCCAGATATAACCCTTGTTGACAATCGTGAGGATGATTACGCCACGGCGCATCCGACAGCAGCAGCAGTGCAATTGCTCATTGAGGTGGCGGACTCTTCCCTAGAGTACGATCGCACTGTGAAATTGATGCTCTATGCCGAGGCACAGATTCCCCACTACTGGCTTTTTAACTTGGTGGATCGCACTCTCGAAGCCTACAGTGAACCGGCGCAAATTACACCGACAACCTTTGGGTACTTGAATCGGCGGATTGTGCCCGCGACGGGAGCGATCGCCCTGCCGATTACTGAAGAACCGCTCCCCTTGAGTCGCATCTTTCCCTAG